A genomic stretch from Asterias rubens chromosome 19, eAstRub1.3, whole genome shotgun sequence includes:
- the LOC117303229 gene encoding alpha-tubulin N-acetyltransferase 1-like, producing the protein MEFNFDINHLFGETVTVVDCNLQPCRSTGEHLRGNMEKVINEMGQASAKAQSLHGPITSAHKLRFSNHHLYVMKDGEANGGLGAAVGILKTGRKKLFVLDAHGNQIEMEPLCVLDFYVHESCQRKGYGKQLFQKMLSYEGIQAQHLPIDRPSHKFTSFLTKHYNLRATIHQVNNFVIFDGFFRGQPEESFVRKRSSAVGNRKPPVAPIKRDVQYSGYRNASSAALWSHGAVTARRNSLDNPTTATPTDQMRDVPLPGIGRSGSAGSISSRGSGGSRLSNGTPEMKHATSRAYGAQANNYSRYQSGTPPSPIGRAGKASSSPIATNTTRLQNTPPITPGSSGGVREATPPVGRVRNATPPFGRPNTFGVNSHQTTRTRDGHLKLSPSATTTVPGGKLGQSPVLPGIGSLNGTQYHSPDSSATSYAPGTSVTKEGNYCLTPQKKTMHSSWNILGIPPSQPQGQGNGTHRSPHNISNRPW; encoded by the exons ATGGAGTTTAACTTTGATATTAATCACCTGTTTGGAGAGACTGTGACAGTGGTAGATTGCAACTTACAGCCATGCAGATCGACAGG tGAACACCTTAGAGGGAACATGGAGAAAGTCATCAATGAAATGGGACAGGCCTCGGCCAAG GCACAAAGTCTTCATGGGCCAATCACATCAGCGCACAAACTCCGCTTCTCGAATCACCATCTGTATGTCATGAAAGATGGTGAAGCCAATGG AGGACTTGGTGCAGCAGTGGGAATTTTGAAAACAGGACGCAAGAAACTGTTCGTCTTGGATGCACATGGCAACCAAATTGAGATGGAGCCCTTATGCGTCTTGGATTTCTATGTTCACGAGTCGTGCCAGAGGAAAGGGTATGGCAAGCAGCTCTTCCAAAAAATGTTATCG TATGAGGGCATTCAAGCACAGCATCTACCCATCGACAGACCTTCTCACAAATTCACGTCATTCTTAACGAAGCATTATAATCTACGAGCTACTATCCATCAG GTCAACAACTTTGTCATCTTCGATGGATTCTTTCGAGGCCAACCAGAGGAGAGCTTTGTTCGGAAACGATCGTCAGCCGTGGGAAATAGAAAGCCCCCAGTGGCTCCAATCAAGAGAGATG TCCAATACTCTGGTTACCGGAATGCATCCAGCGCTGCCTTATGGTCCCACGGTGCTGTGACAGCCAGACGCAACTCCCTGGACAATCCCACAACAGCCACCCCTACGGACCAAATGAGAGATGTCCCCTTACCTGGCATAGGAAGGTCAGGATCAGCAGGTTCCATTAGCTCGCGGGGGTCCGGTGGAAGTCGTCTGAGTAATGGGACGCCAGAAATGAAACA TGCAACCTCAAGAGCTTATGGGGCCCAAGCTAACAATTATAGCAGGTATCAGTCTGGAACACCCCCATCTCCTATTGGTAGAGCTGGAAAAGCGAGCAGTTCACCCATAGCGACCAACACAACCCGAT TACAAAATACGCCGCCAATCACGCCTGGGAGCAGTGGGGGAGTAAGGGAAGCCACGCCCCCTGTTGGACGAGTGAGAAATGCCACGCCCCCTTTTGGACGGCCGAACACGTTTGGTGTCAACTCTCACCAGACGACTCGAACTCGGGACGGCCATTTGAAACTATCTCCCAGTGCTACAACCACTGTGCCTGGCGGAAAACTTGGACAAAg CCCTGTTCTTCCCGGTATTGGATCGCTTAATGGCACTCAGTACCACAGCCCAGACTCATCTGCAACGAGCTACGCCCCTGGAACCTCGGTAACTAAAGAGGGTAACTACTGCTTGACACCACAGAAAAAGACAATGCACTCATCATGGAACATACTGGGTATCCCACCCAGTCAACCACAGGGACAGGGTAATGGGACCCACAGGAGCCCACACAACATCTCTAACAGGCCATGGTGA